The segment GTCATGTTCAGACGGGCCGGGCTTTTGCCCGTCATGAGTGCTGCCCGAGTCGGTGTGCAAACGGGCGCAGAAGCATAGGCAGTTGTGAATTGAATCCCCTGACGGGCAAGTCCATCAATGTTCGGCGTCTCATGTAGATCGGCACCGTAACAACCGAGATCATGGGCCCCCAGGTCATCGGCAACGATGAACAAGACATTGGGAGGTTTTCGTTCCGCCGCACCAGTCGAACTGCCTGACAATGCGAAGGTGGGAAAAAGGAGAGATACTAAAACGATCCGTTTTGATATGAACCATTGCATGCGGCACGACATCCTTTTCAACAATTCAGCCTTTTCGGCAATTCAGCGTTGATCGGCTTCTGATTCAGTCTCGGTTTCTTGTTCGATTTCAGCTTCCATTTTCGGATCAATCTTCCCGCTGACGAAGGCTTTTTCTTCTCCACGGATCAAGCGGACAATATTGCTACGATGTCGCCAGATTATCAACAACGGAGCGGCGATGGCAAACAGCGACAGGCTCCAATAGACAGAAGAAAAGGCTTCTTTTCCAATCACGCAGAAGTGAGTAATCCCGAAAGCGAGGACGGCAAAGATGGAGGCAATCGAAACGATTCGTTTCCAGGCAAACACAATTCCAAATGCGACCAGCGCCCCCAATGAGGCATAAGGTGAAAGCACCAGAACCACGCCCAACGCCGTGGCAACTCCTTTGCCTCCTTTGAATCCCAACCAGACGGGGCACATATGGCCCAGAATGGCGGCGACGGCGGCGATGACTTTGAGATGAACAAAGTCGGGGGCATCGGCATCGGTAAATAGCGGAGGCAGTAACAGAACCGGCAGTAAACCTTTTAATGCATCCAATACCAGAACGCAGATTCCCCAGCGGGCTCCCATCGTGCGACCGATGTTTGTCGCCCCGACGTTCCCGCTACCGACAGTGCGGATATCGATTCCACCAATCCATTTCCCAATCAGCCAGGCGAAAGGGATCGAACCGCAGATGTAAGCAAACAGCCCGATCAGAAGCGCATCGAACACGAATAGACTTTCCGGTTATCAAGAACTTGCCGGGTATGAGAACGTGAGCGTGCCGTCTACAGACAAACATCCTTGTGGAAAGGGGCACGTCCTGCATCATAACCATGTCGGGAATGCGAAACCACTCCGCCGGGAAAGCTGGCAGTTGCCACTCCACATCAGAGAATCAAACCCCAAACCCACACCAGAGGATCCTCCTCTGGCTAGACCTACCAGGCGGTCCAGCCACCATCAACGAGCAAGTTCTGGCCGGTGATGTAGCTCCCCGCTTCGGAGGCGAGCAAGATGGCGGCTCCTTTTAACTCGTGGGGATGCCCCATCCGTTTCATCGGGTTTTTGGTTTCGAGTCGTTTGATCATTTCTGCAGGAGCGATGTCAAAATTAGGGAACGGTCCCGGACTGAGGCAATTCACGCGCACCCCATCTTGTGCCCAGTAAGCGGCGAGATGGCGGGTCATATGGATGATGCCCCCTTTGAGTGCGTGATATCCAACCGGACTGGCATTGCAAACACCTTCATACGCATCGGGATACGAAGCGACGACGCCGTACATCGAACCTATAAGAATCAGACTGCCCGTCGTTTTCCGTTCGACGATATGATTCCGGAATTCGCGGCCCAGTACAAAATAGCCGGCTGAGTTTTCCACCTGCGTTACGAATTGCTCGTAGGAAACGTCGTTCCAATCGTGCCCGTCTCCCTGAGTTCCATTGTTAAACAGGACATCCACTTTCCCTGCCAGTTCACAGGCGGATGCAAAAGCCGACTTGATCGACACTTCGTCTTTCTGATCCATGACAACCGCGTAATGCTGTTGATTTCCCTCGACAGGTAACGTAGCGGCGAATTCATCGCCCCGTTCCTGGGAGCGACTGGACACGACGACATTTGCGCCTGCTTCCGCAAGGGCGCGGGCCATGGCCGAACCGAGATACCCGGTTGCACCACTGATGAAAGCGACTTTCTCTTTCAAGGAGAAGAGTTCATGAATTGTCGGTTCCGGGGTCGTCATATTTCTATTCCTGTGAGACCAGTCTGGTCAGATTCACGATTATTGATTCAAAGCAGATGCTTAATATAGCAGCCATCCTTTATTCGGAGACTTCCTCTTTGGCAGGTAACGCAGCGCCCCAATAAATGACGTCGTGGCGATTATAATCAAATACAAAGTGGATGAACTTCTCTTCGGGGTCTACTTCTCCATCGGGATAAGCAAGCATTCCGGGGAAGTCGGTTAATGTTCGTTGATAGCCCCAGGTCTGGAGGTCATCTTTGGAGAT is part of the Polystyrenella longa genome and harbors:
- a CDS encoding SDR family oxidoreductase, giving the protein MTTPEPTIHELFSLKEKVAFISGATGYLGSAMARALAEAGANVVVSSRSQERGDEFAATLPVEGNQQHYAVVMDQKDEVSIKSAFASACELAGKVDVLFNNGTQGDGHDWNDVSYEQFVTQVENSAGYFVLGREFRNHIVERKTTGSLILIGSMYGVVASYPDAYEGVCNASPVGYHALKGGIIHMTRHLAAYWAQDGVRVNCLSPGPFPNFDIAPAEMIKRLETKNPMKRMGHPHELKGAAILLASEAGSYITGQNLLVDGGWTAW
- the plsY gene encoding glycerol-3-phosphate 1-O-acyltransferase PlsY, with product MFDALLIGLFAYICGSIPFAWLIGKWIGGIDIRTVGSGNVGATNIGRTMGARWGICVLVLDALKGLLPVLLLPPLFTDADAPDFVHLKVIAAVAAILGHMCPVWLGFKGGKGVATALGVVLVLSPYASLGALVAFGIVFAWKRIVSIASIFAVLAFGITHFCVIGKEAFSSVYWSLSLFAIAAPLLIIWRHRSNIVRLIRGEEKAFVSGKIDPKMEAEIEQETETESEADQR